The nucleotide window ATCGCATTTGCTTGGAACCGTCGTTGCCGGAAAATGGGTGGTTAGAAATGGGAAACACGAGCATTGTGAAGAGGTGCGACAAGGTTTTGTGAATTCTATTAATCAAATTAAAATTAGATAAAATATTTTCTCGCAGATTTAGCAGATAAGAGTCAAAAAATCTGACCGATTAGCCAAATCTGCGAGAAACACAATTAAATATATTCTAAAATGTTTCGCTTAGACCCAGAAGATATTTCTTTTCCAGACCCGGAACTTTACGACCCAGATGGCGGACTAATGGCCATTGGTGGCGATTTGAAACCGGAAAGACTTTGGTTTGCCTATCAATTGGGTCTTTTTCCTTGGTACAACGAAGGCGAAGAAATCCTTTGGTGGTGTTCGGACCCGAGATTTGTGTTGTTCCCGAATGATATCAAAATCTCAAAATCGATGAAGAAAATCTTGCGAGACGATGTTTTTCAATTTACGGAAAACCAATGTTTCGAAGATGTGATGAGAAATTGTAAAATGGCGGAACGAAAAGACCAAGATGGAACGTGGATTAACGAAGAACTCATACAATCATTTGTGAAACTTCACAAATTTGGGAAAGCGAAAAGTTTTGAAGTTTGGCAGAATGGCGAATTGGTTGGTGGTTTCTACGGCATCCAGGTCGGGAATGTCTTTTGTGGCGAAAGTATGTTTTCCAAAGTTTCCAACGCCTCCAAAGCTGGATTTATACATTTCACAACAAAATATCAAAATGAATGGGAACTTATTGATTGCCAAATCCATTCTGAACATTTGGAA belongs to Chryseobacterium sp. KACC 21268 and includes:
- the aat gene encoding leucyl/phenylalanyl-tRNA--protein transferase, yielding MFRLDPEDISFPDPELYDPDGGLMAIGGDLKPERLWFAYQLGLFPWYNEGEEILWWCSDPRFVLFPNDIKISKSMKKILRDDVFQFTENQCFEDVMRNCKMAERKDQDGTWINEELIQSFVKLHKFGKAKSFEVWQNGELVGGFYGIQVGNVFCGESMFSKVSNASKAGFIHFTTKYQNEWELIDCQIHSEHLESLGAKMIPKIDYLKILKQQIS